A window of Hydrotalea sp. genomic DNA:
TGTCAAGCCTTGCCAAAACCATACAAAAGAATTATAATCGACGCTATGGTTAAACAATTGCCTTCCTTCAAGTTACCCGACCAAACGGGTGCAACCCGCAATAGTGACGAATTCAAAACCGATTGGCTGGTATTATATTTTTACCCCAAGGATAACACCCCCGGTTGCACCGTCGAGGCCAACGATTTTCAACGGCAAAAAGACAAGTTTAGTAGCAAAAAATGCCAAATCATTGGCGTGTCAAAGGATTCGGTGAAATCACACCAAGGGTTTTGCACCAAACAATCGCTCAATTTTACATTATTGTCAGACGAAAATGGCGAGCTGTGCAACGCGATGGGCACCTGGGTCGAAAAATCGATGTATGGCAAAAAATACATGGGCATTGACCGCGCGACATTTTTGTATAAAGATGGCCAATTGGTAAAGGAATGGCGTAAGGTAAGGGTTCCAGGCCACGTGGATGAAGTGCTGGCCGCCATATCATAAAATTTTATCCCACCACCCCCTGCAAACCATGAAATCATCCTTACGAACGCCCCGCACCCCCTTGAAAACATTGCCAACGCAATGGGTCGAAACCAGCAACAATATCACGGTGGCGGTGCGGGTGGTGTTTTTGCCCGAACATTCAGACGCAAGCGATAGCCGCTACGCCTGGAGTTACCATATCATCATCACCAACCATC
This region includes:
- a CDS encoding peroxiredoxin, which encodes MVKQLPSFKLPDQTGATRNSDEFKTDWLVLYFYPKDNTPGCTVEANDFQRQKDKFSSKKCQIIGVSKDSVKSHQGFCTKQSLNFTLLSDENGELCNAMGTWVEKSMYGKKYMGIDRATFLYKDGQLVKEWRKVRVPGHVDEVLAAIS